One segment of Glandiceps talaboti chromosome 21, keGlaTala1.1, whole genome shotgun sequence DNA contains the following:
- the LOC144451670 gene encoding sperm-specific protein PHI-2B/PHI-3-like, whose product MASAPVKKTKAAPTHPKTLDMVVEAIKALKDKKGSSVQAIKGYILSHYPTVSPSHLTSSLRRALKAGTESGKLVRPTGSTATGVTGRLRVGKLPEKPKKKPAKKAAPKKKPVKKAKDKTPKKVKKTPKKSTKKVGDKKKTPKKAVKTNKPKKTPTKKATTKTKASKPKKPKAKKVAKK is encoded by the coding sequence ATGGCATCTGCTCCAGTAAAGAAGACTAAGGCTGCTCCTACTCATCCCAAGACATTGGATATGGTGGTAGAAGCTATCAAGGCACTCAAAGACAAGAAGGGTAGTTCCGTCCAAGCTATCAAAGGTTACATTCTGTCACACTATCCTACCGTCAGTCCTTCTCATCTCACGTCTAGTCTCCGCCGTGCACTCAAAGCTGGTACGGAGTCTGGTAAACTCGTCCGTCCTACAGGATCCACTGCCACTGGCGTAACAGGTCGTCTCCGGGTCGGTAAGCTTCCAGAGAAACCCAAGAAGAAACCAGCAAAGAAGGCTGCTCCCAAGAAGAAGCCAGTTAAGAAAGCGAAAGACAAGACCCCAAAGAAAGTGAAGAAGACACCTAAGAAATCGACAAAGAAGGTTGGTGACAAGAAAAAGACCCCGAAGAAGGCAGTGAAAACGAATAAACCTAAGAAAACTCCTACCAAGAAGGCTACCACCAAGACGAAGGCTTCTAAACCAAAGAAGCCTAAGGCAAAGAAGGTTGCGAAAAAGTAA
- the LOC144451765 gene encoding ZP domain-containing protein-like translates to MAYQGCDDPGTPTNGMKNILSSYYENGDFLNFICFRGYELEGSSTILCMNGQWSDAIPQCIGEPAPGTTVDCGATDVTVQIRKDFVDDVDGKYLQLRDSSCRPDENSTHVTFTFGVGMCGSTVSEEGDKITYGNWVKTPPVPASAVIRRYPDVEIAFTCEYFRKFIIEEPDGEKKSYIVSDGHDKIEHSESHEGKISGIFDFYSDDTFTQLFDNATIETGLRDKVYFGIHVEGIPNERQQWLVRTDKCRGSSSPDPRDETAVQYSFLEDGCPVDDTLKVYPNDDPLRENFGIEAFRFKDYSINNQVYIHCVASICNVNDSDSNCNADCESGPLTRRSVRKKTDGVSVDLPKGHLYIKGGVKDTSIGGKKPVLAGLYGVVGFVLLVGTITCAAVFIIYRRRTRGIYHINRGSTNSQVYIPMTSVSVQTQEL, encoded by the exons ATGGCGT ATCAAGGCTGCGATGATCCTGGCACGCCCACCAATGGTATGAAGAACATACTTAGCAGCTACTACGAAAATGGCGACTTTTTGAATTTCATATGTTTCCGTGGTTACGAGTTGGAAGGATCCAGTACAATTCTATGTATGAACGGACAATGGAGTGACGCCATTCCACAATGCATAG GAGAGCCTGCCCCAGGAACGACTGTTGATTGTGGTGCCACAGACGTCACTGTGCAAATTAGAAAAGACTTTGTCGATGACGTAGATGGTAAATACTTGCAACTTCGAGACTCTTCCTGTCGTCCAGATGAAAATAGCAcacatgtaacgtttacgtttGGGGTTGGTATGTGTGGAAGCACTGTTAGT gAAGAAGGTGATAAAATCACTTATGGCAATTGGGTGAAGACGCCACCAGTTCCCGCGTCGGCGGTGATCAGACGTTATCCAGACGTCGAGATCGCTTTCACGTGTGAGTACTTCCGTAAATTCATCATCGAAGAACCAGACGGCGAGAAGAAATCATACATCGTATCGGACGGCCACGACAAGATAGAGCATAGCGAAAGTCACGAGGGTAAGATCAGCGGAATTTTCGACTTCTACAGTGATGATACATTCACACAGCTGTTTGACAATGCTACCATAGAGACGGGCCTCAGAGACAAGGTGTATTTCGGTATTCATGTTGAAGGAATTCCCAATGAAAGACAACAATGGCTAGTTAGGACAGACAAATGCAGAGGAAGCTCGTCGCCAGATCCCAGAGATGAAACCGCTGTTCAGTACAGTTTTTTGGAAGATGG ATGTCCCGTTGATGATACTTTGAAAGTGTACCCAAATGACGACCCTCTAAGAGAGAATTTCGGCATCGAAGCATTCAGGTTTAAGGACTATTCCATCAACAACCAG GTTTATATTCATTGCGTTGCTTCGATCTGTAACGTCAACGACAGCGATTCCAATTGCAATGCCGACTGTGAATCTGGACCTTTGACCCGGCGTTCTGTACGTAAAAAGACTGATGGTGTCTCTGTCGATTTGCCCAAAGGCCACCTGTACATCAAGGGTGGTGTCAAAG ACACATCCATTGGCGGCAAGAAACCGGTCCTCGCTGGACTGTATGGTGTTGTTGGTTTTGTTCTTCTGGTAGGGACCATCACCTGTGCTGCTGTGTTCATCATCTATCGTCGCAGAACAAGAGGTATTTATCACATCAATAGAGGGTCGACAAACTCTCAAGTCTATATACCTATGACGTCAGTGTCTGTCCAGACACAAGAGTTGTAA
- the LOC144451655 gene encoding sperm-specific protein PHI-2B/PHI-3-like, producing MASAPVKKTKAAPTHPKTLDMVVEAIKALKDKKGSSVQAIKGYILSHYPTVSPSHLTSSLRRAIKAGTESGKLVRPTGSTATGVTGRLRVGKLPEKPKKKPAKKAAPKKKPVKKAKDKTPKKVKKTPKKSTKKVGDKKKTPKKAVKAKKPKKTPTKKATTKKAPTKATKPKKPKAKVAKK from the coding sequence ATGGCATCTGCTCCAGTAAAGAAGACCAAGGCTGCTCCTACTCATCCCAAGACATTGGATATGGTGGTAGAAGCTATCAAGGCACTCAAAGACAAGAAGGGTAGTTCCGTCCAAGCTATCAAAGGTTATATTCTGTCACACTATCCTACCGTCAGTCCTTCTCATCTCACGTCTAGTCTCCGCCGTGCTATCAAAGCTGGTACGGAGTCTGGTAAACTCGTCCGTCCTACAGGATCCACTGCTACTGGCGTAACAGGTCGTCTCCGGGTCGGTAAGCTTCCAGAGAAACCCAAGAAGAAACCAGCAAAGAAGGCTGCTCCCAAAAAGAAACCAGTTAAGAAGGCTAAAGACAAGACCCCAAAGAAAGTGAAGAAGACACCTAAGAAATCAACAAAGAAGGTTGGTGACAAGAAAAAGACCCCGAAGAAGGCAGTGAAAGCGAAGAAACCAAAGAAAACTCCTACCAAGAAGGCTACCACCAAGAAAGCACCCACGAAGGCTACTAAACCAAAGAAGCCTAAGGCAAAGGTTGCGAAAAAGTAA
- the LOC144451766 gene encoding tumor necrosis factor receptor superfamily member 6B-like, with protein MLYFWHFSMIFSKHMSVVGLTVITIFFVTGLGQVHARCTKTDPLQKQFKNENRLCDLCPPGYYMLKACTRTLHGGTRCVRCPDDHYMPYNNSCPSCLLCTYPCRHNTFFVEVQPCTSTQNRVCKCSAGLYLLGDTCTPVTCPPGQKVALKEFPVCRPCPTMTFSSGNNNSTFCTPKTDCIALGLQVKWKGNKTHDAVCQDESKQVPTSPGIITSVAGT; from the exons ATGCTTTATTTTTGGCATTTTTCGATGATTTTCAGCAAACACATGTCAGTAGTTGGGTTAACTGTCATTACG attttttttgtaactggCCTTGGTCAAGTACATGCCAGGTGTACAAAGACAGATcctttacaaaaacaattcAAGAATGAGAATAGACTATGTGACCTTTGTCCACCTGGTTATTATATGCTAAAGGCTTGCACCAGAACATTGCATGGGGGAACAAG ATGTGTTCGCTGTCCTGATGATCACTATATGCCATATAACAATTCATGCCCTTCTTGTCTACTATGTACATATCCATGTCGTCATAATACATTCTTTGTG GAGGTGCAGCCATGCACTTCTACACAGAACAGGGTATGTAAATGCAGCGCTGGATTATATTTACTCGGAGACACATGTACTCCAGTAACTTGTCCACCTGGTCAGAAGGTTGCCCTCAAAG AATTTCCAGTGTGTCGACCTTGTCCTACAATGACATTTTCCAGTGGCAACAACAATTCGACGTTCTGCACACCAAAGACAGACTGTATAGCTCTAGGCCTACAGGTCAAATGGAAAGGAAATAAAACACATGATGCAGTGTGCCAAGATGAAAGCAAACAAGTCCCAACATCTCCTGGTATCATTACTTCAGTTGCTGGTACGTAA